The Anoxybacillus flavithermus genome has a segment encoding these proteins:
- a CDS encoding photosystem reaction center subunit H: MKSSAQVIGLPVISIQNGVQLGQVKSLVVNPEKGTIDFLIVDQENWEISMKAIPFRHVIGIGEFAVTVEEERAVLDLNVIPIANELVNKKITIKQAKVMTRKGQLLGEATEFYMDEETGHIAGIEVQIGNELRIVRADHVITYGKDLLIVHEDAQQTLVSNVDTLVTLKGTQVEPLIEQIVPKTVDDELDELRQKQVDMLKGKRVLKDIVDVNGQVLISKDTILTKEHIVRAQEEGPDVVIELSMNVE; the protein is encoded by the coding sequence ATGAAAAGTAGCGCACAAGTGATAGGTCTTCCAGTCATTAGCATTCAAAACGGAGTTCAACTTGGACAAGTAAAGTCTCTTGTTGTGAATCCAGAAAAAGGAACGATTGATTTTCTAATCGTCGATCAAGAAAATTGGGAAATTAGTATGAAAGCAATTCCGTTCCGACATGTGATCGGAATCGGGGAATTTGCTGTAACGGTTGAAGAAGAGCGAGCTGTCCTTGATTTAAACGTCATTCCGATTGCGAATGAGCTTGTGAATAAAAAAATTACGATTAAACAAGCGAAAGTGATGACAAGAAAAGGACAATTGCTTGGGGAAGCAACGGAATTTTATATGGACGAAGAAACAGGACACATCGCAGGAATCGAAGTGCAAATTGGAAACGAGTTGCGCATCGTTCGCGCCGATCATGTCATTACGTATGGAAAAGATTTGTTGATTGTTCATGAAGATGCACAACAGACGCTCGTTTCAAACGTTGATACGTTGGTGACATTAAAAGGGACACAAGTGGAACCTCTTATCGAACAAATCGTTCCAAAAACAGTTGATGACGAACTTGATGAACTGCGTCAAAAACAAGTCGATATGTTAAAAGGAAAACGAGTATTAAAAGATATTGTTGATGTCAATGGTCAAGTGCTTATTTCAAAAGATACCATTTTAACGAAAGAACATATTGTTCGTGCACAAGAAGAAGGGCCAGATGTTGTGATCGAGCTATCGATGAATGTCGAGTAA
- a CDS encoding aminoglycoside phosphotransferase: MKMNTMQQRERVQKWKTPNGTYALKRIQSLAHWQAIEQAYRLRIPLAIPIYETKKRNGQWYYTMPWLKEKTQPASSFFQDLARWHIHSVKDIQTTEAEIERYYEERKHSLEQVKKTITHYIETCEKQWYMSPFQLQCCTHFLDVMRAISFSEHTLNEWRERMREKKTVRICYIHGRPSFQHYVEREDGKSYFISFEQARWAPPFHDLLFFFRQYLRTYPITCDEAVQWLAQYEQILKLEEDERLLFFHLLVDPHRFVRLIHRYEQQRHDRQLTAAWQRAYWQMKNIEYVIGKWEEEKQTNQIQS, from the coding sequence ATGAAAATGAACACGATGCAACAACGTGAGCGTGTCCAAAAATGGAAAACGCCGAACGGGACATATGCGCTTAAACGAATACAATCATTGGCGCATTGGCAGGCGATTGAGCAAGCTTATCGTTTGCGCATACCGCTTGCCATTCCGATTTATGAAACGAAAAAACGGAACGGCCAATGGTATTACACAATGCCATGGCTAAAAGAAAAGACGCAACCAGCCTCATCGTTTTTTCAAGATTTAGCGCGATGGCATATACATTCAGTAAAAGACATTCAAACGACGGAAGCGGAAATTGAGCGGTATTATGAGGAGCGAAAGCATTCTCTTGAACAGGTGAAAAAAACGATCACTCACTATATCGAGACATGTGAAAAACAATGGTATATGTCCCCGTTTCAACTACAATGTTGCACGCATTTTCTTGATGTCATGCGCGCCATTTCGTTTTCTGAACATACGTTAAATGAATGGCGCGAGCGCATGCGTGAAAAAAAGACGGTGCGTATTTGCTATATTCACGGTCGACCATCGTTTCAACATTACGTAGAACGAGAAGATGGCAAATCGTATTTTATTAGTTTCGAACAAGCACGCTGGGCCCCACCGTTTCATGATTTACTTTTCTTTTTTCGCCAATATTTGCGCACGTATCCGATAACATGTGATGAAGCAGTACAATGGCTTGCACAGTACGAACAAATATTGAAGCTTGAAGAAGATGAACGGTTATTGTTTTTTCATTTACTTGTTGATCCACATCGGTTTGTTCGTCTCATTCATCGGTACGAACAACAACGTCATGACCGACAACTGACTGCTGCTTGGCAACGAGCGTATTGGCAAATGAAAAATATTGAATATGTCATCGGAAAATGGGAAGAGGAAAAACAAACGAATCAAATCCAATCGTGA
- a CDS encoding prepilin-type cleavage/methylation domain-containing protein, with the protein MCQKKMNIFYDKRAFTLIEVLLSIVILSFVVSGMFMFFTNAMTYTAYNQSKTVAVNIARGVIHYMERLDFQTMKAYVDDHITEQTPFVHFDASACSNTSLFPDENVCKAIFSPTINNVTYNEEDVQAWLIPYDQAIWSQIKTNPPNEFPDRLKQTIQQEKEMTENVGNYLLRLYVTVRSNNELIVLKGVIANESIR; encoded by the coding sequence ATGTGTCAAAAGAAAATGAATATTTTTTATGACAAACGTGCTTTTACGTTAATTGAAGTACTATTATCGATTGTTATTTTATCGTTTGTTGTGAGCGGCATGTTTATGTTTTTTACAAATGCGATGACATATACCGCATACAATCAATCAAAAACGGTTGCTGTCAATATCGCTCGCGGTGTTATTCATTATATGGAACGACTTGACTTTCAAACGATGAAAGCATATGTCGATGATCATATCACCGAACAAACACCTTTTGTCCATTTCGATGCTTCAGCATGTTCCAATACATCGTTATTTCCCGATGAAAACGTATGTAAAGCGATTTTTTCACCGACAATTAACAATGTGACATATAATGAGGAAGATGTACAAGCTTGGTTAATACCATACGATCAAGCGATATGGTCACAAATAAAAACCAACCCACCAAATGAATTTCCTGATCGTTTAAAACAAACGATCCAACAAGAAAAAGAGATGACTGAAAACGTGGGCAACTATTTACTTCGTTTATATGTCACCGTCCGTTCAAATAACGAACTGATCGTCTTAAAAGGAGTGATCGCCAATGAAAGTATTCGCTAA
- a CDS encoding bifunctional folylpolyglutamate synthase/dihydrofolate synthase: protein MVRTYKEAVEWIHGRLKLGVKPGLRRMEWMMEKLDHPERRIKAIHVGGTNGKGSTVCFLRHILQEAGYRVGTFTSPYVEQFNERISINGKPISDVDLIKLVQIIQPLAEELEQTELGGPTEFEVITAMALYYFGKMNVQDVVIFEVGLGGRLDSTNVIYPLLSVITNVGYDHIHILGNTLEQIAFEKAGIIKAGIPVMTAIDQPEALQVVEQKATSVRAKVYALGRDFTIFAHEPTTNGERFSLQTPFTTYSDVTTTMLGAHQVKNASLALMVADYLRTYYSFLIEREHMYNGIRKAAWLGRFEKMDERPLIIIDGAHNEEGMDSLVATMKDHYPNRRVHVLFTALGDKPVTAMIHKLETIAETMTFTTFDFPRALSAEQLAEQATHPNVQRTNDWKQWLKEKRKQVAKDDIILITGSLYFISNVRNFIKNKYK, encoded by the coding sequence ATGGTTCGTACATATAAAGAAGCCGTTGAATGGATTCATGGACGGTTAAAGTTAGGGGTCAAACCGGGATTAAGACGAATGGAATGGATGATGGAAAAGCTCGATCATCCAGAGCGTCGCATTAAAGCGATCCATGTCGGTGGAACGAATGGGAAAGGCTCAACCGTTTGTTTTTTACGTCATATATTACAAGAAGCAGGGTATCGTGTCGGGACATTTACATCGCCTTATGTTGAACAATTTAATGAACGCATTAGTATAAACGGAAAACCAATTAGCGATGTCGATTTGATCAAACTTGTGCAAATCATTCAGCCTTTAGCGGAGGAGTTAGAACAAACGGAATTAGGCGGACCGACAGAGTTTGAAGTCATTACAGCTATGGCGCTCTATTATTTTGGGAAAATGAACGTGCAAGACGTCGTCATTTTTGAAGTAGGACTTGGCGGACGCTTAGATTCAACGAACGTTATTTATCCGCTTTTATCGGTGATTACAAATGTCGGTTACGATCATATACATATATTAGGGAATACACTTGAACAAATTGCGTTTGAAAAGGCGGGAATTATTAAGGCAGGAATCCCTGTGATGACAGCGATTGATCAGCCGGAGGCTCTACAAGTAGTAGAACAGAAAGCGACATCGGTACGGGCGAAAGTATATGCGCTCGGTCGTGATTTCACGATTTTCGCCCATGAGCCGACAACAAACGGAGAACGCTTTTCTTTACAAACACCGTTTACGACATATTCCGATGTAACAACAACGATGCTTGGGGCACATCAAGTGAAAAACGCATCACTTGCGCTCATGGTCGCCGACTATTTACGTACGTATTATTCGTTTTTGATTGAGCGTGAACATATGTACAACGGCATTCGAAAAGCAGCGTGGCTCGGGCGATTTGAAAAGATGGATGAACGTCCGCTTATCATTATTGATGGGGCGCATAACGAAGAAGGGATGGATAGCCTTGTGGCAACAATGAAGGACCACTATCCGAATCGCCGCGTGCACGTGCTTTTTACAGCGTTAGGGGATAAACCGGTCACAGCAATGATTCACAAGCTAGAAACGATTGCCGAGACGATGACGTTTACAACATTCGATTTTCCGCGCGCCCTTTCCGCTGAACAACTGGCGGAACAAGCGACGCATCCGAATGTGCAACGGACAAACGATTGGAAACAATGGCTAAAAGAAAAACGGAAACAAGTTGCCAAAGATGACATCATTTTAATTACAGGTTCACTTTATTTCATTTCAAACGTACGAAATTTTATAAAAAATAAATATAAGTAA
- a CDS encoding valine--tRNA ligase, producing MLPPKYDHRAVEANRYEWWLKGKFFEATSDETKKPFTIVIPPPNVTGKLHLGHAWDTTLQDIITRMKRMQGYDVLWLPGMDHAGIATQAKVEEKLRNEGKTRYDLGREKFVEETWKWKEEYAGHIRSQWAKLGLGLDYTRERFTLDEGLSKAVREVFVSLYKKGLIYRGEYIINWDPVTKTALSDIEVVYKDVQGALYHMRYPLADGSGYIEVATTRPETMLGDTAVAVHPEDERYKHLIGKTVILPIVGREIPIIGDEYVDMSFGSGAVKITPAHDPNDFEIGNRHHLPRILVMNEDGTMNDNALQYKGLDRFECRKQIVKDLQEQGVLFKIEEHMHSVGHSERSGAVVEPYLSTQWFVKMKPLAEAAIERQKTEGKVNFVPERFEKTYLHWMENIRDWCISRQLWWGHRIPAWYHKETGEVYVDHEPPADIENWEQDQDVLDTWFSSALWPFSTMGWPDKTSADYNRYYPTDVLVTGYDIIFFWVSRMIFQALEFTGKRPFKDVLIHGLVRDAQGRKMSKSLGNGVDPMDVIDQYGADSLRYFLATGSSPGQDLRFSTEKVEATWNFVNKIWNASRFALMNMEGFTYEDIDLHGEKSVADHWILTRLNETIETVTKLADKYEFGEVGRVLYNFIWDDLCDWYIEMAKLPLYGDDEQAKKTTRSVLAYVLDQTMRLLHPFMPFVTEEIWQQLPHEGESITVASWPQVRPELSNHEAAETMRLLVDIIRAVRNIRAEVNTPLSKPITLYIKAKDEHVKATLETNRAYIERFCNPSELVIDTTIPTVEKAMTAVVTGAELSLPLEGLINIEEEVKRLEKELQKLDQEVERVQKKLSNEGFLAKAPAHVVEEERKKERDYIEKREAVRARLAQLKQ from the coding sequence ATGTTACCGCCGAAGTACGACCACCGTGCTGTTGAGGCAAATCGTTATGAATGGTGGCTAAAAGGAAAGTTTTTTGAAGCAACAAGCGATGAGACGAAAAAACCGTTTACGATTGTCATTCCACCGCCGAACGTAACAGGAAAGCTCCATTTAGGACATGCATGGGATACGACGTTACAAGACATTATTACGCGCATGAAGCGTATGCAAGGGTACGACGTTTTATGGCTTCCGGGCATGGACCATGCGGGTATTGCTACGCAAGCAAAAGTAGAAGAAAAGCTTCGTAACGAAGGGAAAACACGTTACGATTTAGGGCGAGAAAAGTTTGTGGAAGAGACGTGGAAGTGGAAAGAAGAATATGCAGGTCACATCCGTTCTCAATGGGCGAAGCTTGGGCTTGGTCTCGATTATACGCGCGAGCGCTTTACGCTTGATGAAGGATTATCGAAAGCAGTGCGCGAAGTGTTTGTATCGTTATATAAAAAAGGTCTTATTTATCGCGGCGAATATATTATTAACTGGGATCCGGTGACAAAAACAGCATTATCGGACATTGAAGTCGTATATAAAGATGTGCAAGGTGCGCTATATCATATGCGCTATCCGCTTGCAGACGGCTCAGGTTATATCGAAGTGGCAACGACACGTCCAGAAACGATGCTTGGCGATACAGCCGTTGCCGTTCATCCAGAAGACGAACGCTACAAACATCTTATCGGAAAAACAGTCATTTTACCGATCGTCGGTCGTGAAATCCCGATTATTGGTGATGAGTACGTTGACATGTCGTTCGGTTCTGGGGCAGTAAAAATTACGCCAGCACACGATCCAAACGACTTTGAAATCGGAAACCGTCATCACTTGCCGCGCATTCTCGTCATGAACGAAGACGGTACGATGAACGACAACGCTCTTCAATATAAGGGGCTTGACCGCTTCGAATGCCGTAAGCAAATCGTGAAAGACTTACAAGAACAAGGCGTGCTATTTAAAATCGAGGAACATATGCATTCGGTTGGTCATAGTGAACGTAGCGGTGCTGTTGTAGAACCGTATTTATCGACGCAATGGTTCGTCAAAATGAAGCCGCTTGCTGAAGCTGCGATTGAACGACAAAAAACAGAAGGAAAAGTAAATTTCGTTCCAGAGCGATTTGAAAAAACGTACTTACATTGGATGGAAAACATTCGCGATTGGTGCATTTCTCGTCAGCTTTGGTGGGGACATCGCATTCCAGCATGGTATCATAAAGAAACAGGCGAAGTGTATGTCGATCATGAGCCACCAGCTGATATTGAAAATTGGGAACAAGATCAAGATGTATTAGATACATGGTTTAGTTCTGCGCTTTGGCCGTTTTCAACGATGGGTTGGCCGGATAAAACATCGGCAGACTATAACCGTTATTATCCAACGGATGTGCTTGTAACAGGATATGACATCATTTTCTTCTGGGTATCGCGCATGATTTTCCAAGCGCTTGAGTTTACAGGCAAACGTCCGTTCAAAGATGTTCTCATTCACGGACTAGTACGCGATGCACAAGGACGAAAAATGAGTAAATCGCTCGGTAACGGCGTTGATCCGATGGATGTCATTGATCAGTACGGTGCCGACTCGCTTCGTTACTTTTTAGCGACAGGAAGCTCACCGGGGCAAGACTTGCGCTTTAGCACAGAAAAAGTTGAAGCGACATGGAACTTCGTCAATAAAATTTGGAACGCGTCCCGATTTGCACTTATGAACATGGAAGGGTTCACGTATGAGGACATTGACTTACACGGTGAAAAATCCGTTGCCGATCATTGGATTTTAACGCGCTTAAACGAAACGATTGAAACGGTGACAAAACTTGCCGATAAATACGAGTTTGGTGAAGTCGGTCGCGTGTTATATAACTTCATTTGGGATGACTTATGCGATTGGTATATCGAAATGGCGAAATTGCCGCTATACGGTGACGATGAACAAGCGAAGAAAACGACGCGCTCTGTTCTTGCTTATGTGCTTGATCAAACGATGCGCCTTCTCCATCCGTTTATGCCGTTTGTGACGGAAGAAATTTGGCAACAACTTCCTCATGAAGGAGAGTCGATTACAGTTGCTTCGTGGCCGCAAGTTCGTCCTGAACTAAGTAATCATGAAGCGGCAGAAACGATGCGCTTGCTCGTCGATATTATTCGCGCGGTGCGTAACATTCGTGCAGAAGTGAATACACCGTTAAGCAAGCCGATTACGCTTTATATTAAAGCGAAAGACGAACATGTCAAAGCAACATTAGAAACGAATCGAGCGTACATCGAGCGTTTCTGTAACCCTAGTGAACTTGTCATCGACACGACCATTCCAACGGTTGAAAAAGCGATGACAGCTGTTGTGACAGGTGCAGAACTAAGCTTGCCGCTTGAAGGATTAATTAATATTGAAGAAGAAGTGAAACGCCTCGAAAAAGAGTTACAAAAACTCGACCAAGAAGTCGAGCGCGTGCAAAAGAAATTAAGCAACGAAGGCTTTTTAGCGAAAGCGCCGGCGCATGTCGTCGAAGAGGAACGAAAAAAAGAACGCGACTACATCGAAAAACGTGAAGCGGTACGCGCCCGTCTTGCACAATTAAAACAATAG
- a CDS encoding ankryin, with product MKKVMTLFVIISLLSGCFSSKEEKQQRFIQAIEQGNIQAVREYMKKEKNINFKIKNETPLDVAMRTGQRDIAAQLLKAGGKSAVMPLPPLHFALASSLAQGNEENIEIVKQIVNEQTVREKDKQYNTPLHIAAGSGNVDLVQLVCQYDVDINAVNKHGETPLLLAVQAGNVDVVRFLYERGANVEIANEAGETPLYKAVERNLIDVATYLLEKGADVNTKTNIKKTPLMVAAEYGYDEFVTLLLRYGADVHVKDDTGNTALSLAQYWKHENIIKQLKEKGAK from the coding sequence ATGAAAAAAGTGATGACGCTATTTGTCATCATCAGCTTGCTAAGCGGATGTTTTTCATCGAAAGAAGAAAAACAGCAACGATTTATACAAGCGATTGAGCAAGGAAACATTCAAGCGGTACGCGAATATATGAAGAAGGAAAAAAATATTAACTTCAAAATAAAAAATGAAACACCGCTCGATGTGGCGATGCGTACCGGTCAGCGTGATATTGCAGCACAACTATTAAAAGCTGGAGGAAAGTCGGCTGTTATGCCGCTTCCTCCACTACATTTTGCACTTGCTTCATCTTTAGCACAAGGAAATGAAGAAAATATAGAAATCGTAAAACAAATCGTAAATGAACAAACGGTTCGTGAAAAAGATAAGCAGTATAATACTCCCTTGCATATTGCGGCAGGGAGCGGGAATGTTGATCTTGTGCAACTTGTTTGCCAATACGATGTGGACATCAATGCGGTAAATAAACATGGCGAAACCCCGTTATTGCTTGCGGTGCAAGCGGGAAATGTCGATGTTGTTCGCTTTTTATATGAGCGAGGGGCAAATGTAGAGATCGCAAATGAAGCGGGGGAAACGCCGCTATATAAAGCGGTGGAACGAAACTTGATTGATGTAGCCACATATTTATTGGAAAAAGGTGCCGATGTCAATACAAAAACGAACATTAAGAAAACACCATTAATGGTTGCAGCAGAGTACGGTTATGATGAATTCGTCACACTTTTACTTCGTTACGGTGCCGATGTACACGTAAAAGACGATACCGGCAATACCGCTCTTTCTCTCGCGCAATATTGGAAACATGAAAACATTATAAAGCAACTAAAGGAAAAAGGAGCCAAGTAG
- a CDS encoding Tfp pilus assembly protein, giving the protein MKVFANERGLTLIELLVGLAITSIIAASAYGVFTAGTKAYKRIGIENQLRSEADILVTTMFNELYALAPDGLKMDESTDDTLTFVNEIKKEIDTNTGLVEDREQAGQTLQITIDKTNEALLINGNQVTPSNLRIVSDQSKLTYTCVRAQQNVCKSGVISIRLSVQDNDHRNPDDPLYIEPFTLQSQFGF; this is encoded by the coding sequence ATGAAAGTATTCGCTAATGAACGTGGACTTACGCTTATTGAACTACTTGTCGGCTTAGCGATCACATCAATTATTGCCGCTTCTGCATACGGTGTATTTACAGCGGGAACGAAGGCGTATAAACGGATTGGCATTGAAAATCAACTGCGGAGCGAAGCTGATATATTGGTGACAACGATGTTTAACGAACTATATGCCCTTGCTCCAGACGGATTAAAAATGGACGAATCAACCGACGATACACTAACATTTGTGAATGAAATAAAAAAAGAGATTGATACAAATACAGGGCTTGTCGAAGACAGAGAACAAGCTGGTCAAACGTTACAAATCACGATCGATAAAACAAACGAAGCATTGCTTATAAATGGGAACCAAGTCACACCTTCAAATTTACGGATTGTTTCAGACCAATCAAAGCTTACTTATACGTGTGTACGAGCGCAACAAAACGTATGTAAAAGCGGCGTCATTTCGATTCGCTTGTCCGTTCAAGATAACGACCATCGCAATCCAGACGATCCGTTATATATTGAACCGTTTACGTTGCAATCACAATTCGGCTTTTAG
- a CDS encoding glutamate-1-semialdehyde 2,1-aminomutase: MRSYERSKAAYAEAVKLMPGGVNSPVRAFKAVKMDPIFMARGKGSKIYDIDGNEYIDYVLSWGPLILGHANDQVVEALKRVAETGTSFGAPTLIENELAKLVMERMPSIEIIRMVSSGTEATMSALRLARGYTGRNKIVKFEGCYHGHGDSLLIKAGSGVATLGLPDSPGVPETVAQHTITVPYNDLQSVRYAFEKFGEDIAAVIVEPVAGNMGVVPPEPGFLQGLRDVTNEYGALLIFDEVMTGFRVDYYSGQGYYGVTPDLTCLGKVIGGGLPVGAYGGRADIMEKIAPSGPIYQAGTLSGNPMAMTAGYETLRQLTPETYEAFKKKANRLAEGLSEAAKAYHIPHTINQAGSMIGMFFTNERVTNYETAKTSNLDLFARYYQEMANEGIFLPPSQFEGMFLSTAHTDEDIEKTIEAARRAFAKMSDCL, translated from the coding sequence ATGCGTAGCTATGAACGTTCCAAAGCGGCATATGCTGAGGCAGTCAAGCTTATGCCTGGCGGTGTAAACAGTCCGGTGCGCGCATTTAAAGCGGTAAAAATGGATCCGATTTTTATGGCGCGCGGAAAAGGATCGAAAATTTATGACATTGATGGAAATGAGTATATTGATTACGTCTTGTCTTGGGGACCGCTTATTTTAGGTCATGCGAACGATCAAGTTGTTGAAGCATTAAAACGAGTAGCGGAAACAGGAACAAGTTTTGGTGCCCCAACGTTAATTGAAAATGAACTCGCCAAACTCGTCATGGAGCGCATGCCGTCTATTGAAATCATTCGCATGGTTAGCTCGGGAACAGAAGCGACAATGAGCGCCCTTCGTTTAGCACGCGGCTATACAGGACGAAATAAAATTGTAAAGTTTGAAGGTTGCTATCATGGACATGGCGATTCGCTTTTAATTAAAGCAGGATCGGGTGTTGCTACCCTCGGTTTGCCTGATAGTCCAGGAGTACCAGAAACGGTTGCCCAGCATACAATTACTGTACCGTACAACGACTTACAAAGCGTACGTTATGCGTTTGAAAAGTTTGGGGAAGATATTGCAGCGGTCATTGTTGAACCTGTTGCAGGAAACATGGGAGTCGTTCCGCCAGAGCCGGGCTTTTTACAAGGGTTGCGCGATGTGACGAACGAATACGGTGCCCTTCTTATTTTTGATGAAGTGATGACAGGTTTCCGTGTCGACTATTATAGCGGTCAAGGATATTACGGGGTGACACCAGATTTAACGTGCCTTGGAAAAGTCATCGGTGGTGGGCTACCAGTCGGGGCATACGGTGGTCGGGCTGATATTATGGAGAAAATTGCACCGAGTGGTCCGATTTATCAAGCCGGTACGTTATCAGGAAATCCGATGGCGATGACAGCTGGTTATGAAACGTTGCGACAATTGACGCCAGAGACGTATGAAGCGTTTAAGAAAAAAGCAAATCGGTTAGCAGAGGGACTAAGTGAAGCAGCGAAAGCATATCACATTCCACATACGATTAACCAAGCTGGCTCGATGATCGGCATGTTCTTTACAAATGAGCGTGTCACAAACTATGAAACGGCAAAAACGTCTAATTTAGACTTATTTGCTCGTTATTATCAAGAAATGGCGAATGAAGGCATTTTCTTACCGCCATCGCAATTTGAAGGCATGTTTTTATCGACTGCACATACCGATGAAGATATCGAAAAAACAATAGAAGCAGCGCGACGTGCGTTTGCGAAAATGAGCGATTGCCTGTAA
- a CDS encoding stage VI sporulation protein D (LysM domain) — MLRFSIEEAIAFRREHHVDQLLSISLQPTITIEEQEDYVYIRGVLELSGEYTKGEEDGEDNQPFEAARYVEHVRITDEQIGEFLHQFPIDVTVPKERIDDLEQVYVMIESFDYDFKQQQLRLIAEVAIHGIQMDDREDDEWEPYNVDEFEPFETVARQEVYQQEEAEEEQESIVNVPPFYMFHEENDQVEEQHEVERAEERKEEQQSFQLEMKGRDTNEKRNENALYLTKLFGKNEEQAFARLKICIVQQGDSLDKIAERYDVSVQQLLRTNHLESGVDIHEGQLLYIPTPTKV; from the coding sequence ATGTTGCGTTTTTCAATTGAAGAAGCGATTGCTTTTCGACGTGAGCATCACGTCGATCAGTTATTATCAATTTCACTGCAACCGACCATTACGATTGAGGAACAAGAAGATTACGTGTATATTCGCGGTGTGCTGGAGTTATCAGGGGAATATACGAAGGGAGAGGAAGATGGAGAGGACAATCAACCATTTGAAGCCGCTCGCTACGTTGAACATGTCCGTATAACCGATGAGCAAATTGGTGAGTTTTTACATCAATTTCCGATCGACGTCACTGTGCCGAAAGAGCGAATTGATGATTTGGAACAAGTATATGTAATGATCGAATCATTTGACTATGACTTCAAACAACAGCAACTACGGTTAATCGCAGAAGTAGCGATTCATGGCATTCAAATGGATGATCGTGAAGATGACGAATGGGAACCGTACAACGTAGACGAGTTCGAACCGTTTGAAACAGTTGCCCGACAAGAAGTATATCAACAAGAAGAGGCGGAAGAAGAACAAGAGAGTATTGTTAACGTTCCACCATTTTATATGTTTCATGAAGAAAATGACCAAGTAGAGGAGCAACATGAAGTGGAACGAGCTGAAGAACGAAAAGAAGAACAGCAATCGTTTCAGCTCGAAATGAAAGGGAGAGATACGAACGAAAAGCGAAATGAAAACGCCTTATATTTAACGAAGCTATTCGGTAAAAATGAAGAACAGGCATTTGCACGTTTGAAAATTTGTATCGTCCAACAAGGTGATTCGTTGGACAAGATTGCCGAGCGCTATGATGTATCTGTCCAGCAGTTATTGCGTACAAATCACTTAGAAAGCGGTGTGGATATACACGAAGGACAGTTGTTATACATTCCAACACCAACGAAAGTGTAA